The proteins below are encoded in one region of Megalops cyprinoides isolate fMegCyp1 chromosome 14, fMegCyp1.pri, whole genome shotgun sequence:
- the LOC118788786 gene encoding glutamate decarboxylase 1 isoform X1: protein MAASAPSSSGGDPDPNSANLRPPSTTYDSWCGVAHGCTRKLGMKICGFLQKNNSLEEKSRIVSSFKERQSPKNLLSCENSDRDSRFRRTETDFSNLYARDLLPAKNGEESTMQFLLEVVDILTNYVRKTFDRSTKVLDFHHPHQLLEGMEGFNLELSDQPESLEQILVDCRDTLKYGVRTGHPRFFNQLSTGLDIIGLAGEWLTSTANTNMFTYEIAPVFVLMEQLTLKKMREIIGWPGGDGDGIFSPGGAISNMYSVMVARYKYFPEVKTKGMSAAPKLVLFTSEHSHYSIKKAGAALGFGTENVILLNCDERGRVIPADLEAKVLDAKQKGYVPLFVNATAGSTVYGAFDPINDIADICEKYNMWLHVDGAWGGGLLMSRKHRHKLSGIERANSVTWNPHKMMGVPLQCSAILVREKGLLQGCNQMCAGYLFQPDKQYDVTYDTGDKAIQCGRHVDIFKFWLMWKAKGTIGFEQHINKCLDLSEYLYTKIKNREGYEMVFEGEPQHTNVCFWYIPPSLRGMPDGEERRERLHKVAPKIKAMMMESGSTMVGYQPQGEKVNFFRMVISNPAATRSDIDFLTDEIERLGQDL from the exons ATGGCGGCGTCTGCACCTTCCTCCTCTGGCGGCGATCCGGATCCCAACTCGGCTAATTTACGACCACCATCCACAA CCTATGACTCATGGTGTGGAGTTGCACATGGATGTACAAGAAAGCTCGGAATGAAGATCTGTG GGTTCTTACAGAAGAATAACAGCCTAGAGGAGAAAAGCAGGATTGTCAGTTCCTTCAAGGAACGCCAATCTCCCAAGAACCTCCTGTCTTGCGAAAACAGCGACAGAGACTCGCGGTTCAGGCGCACCGAGACCGACTTTTCAAATCTCTATGCCAGAG ATTTATTACCTGCCAAAAATGGGGAGGAGTCGACGATGCAGTTCTTGCTGGAGGTTGTTGACATTCTCACGAACTATGTCCGGAAGACCTTTGATAGATCTACGAAAGTCCTGGACTTCCACCACCCGCACCAGCTTCTGGAAGGCATGGAGGGCTTTAACCTGGAGCTCTCAGACCAGCCTGAGTCTCTGGAGCAGATCCTGGTGGACTGCCGAGACACCCTGAAATACGGCGTGAGAACAG GTCACCCCAGGTTTTTCAATCAGCTGTCCACGGGACTTGATATAATTGGGTTAGCTGGAGAGTGGCTCACCTCCACCGCCAACACTAACAT GTTCACCTATGAGATTGCCCCGGTCTTCGTGCTCATGGAGCAGCTGACACTCAAGAAGATGAGGGAGATTATTGGCTGGCCAGGCGGAGATGGGGATGGAATATTCTCACCAG gaGGAGCAATCTCCAACATGTACAGCGTCATGGTGGCACGCTACAAGTACTTCCCAGAGGTCAAGACCAAAGGCATGTCTGCTGCCCCCAAGCTGGTTCTCTTCACGTCAGAACAC AGCCACTACTCAATAAAGAAAGCTGGAGCGGCTCTGGGCTTCGGAACGGAGAACGTGATCTTGCTGAACTGCGATGAGAG AGGGAGAGTCATTCCTGCTGACCTGGAGGCCAAGGTCCTTGATGCCAAACAAAAG GGGTACGTCCCACTGTTCGTGAACGCCACCGCCGGCTCCACGGTGTACGGGGCCTTCGACCCCATCAACGACATCGCCGACATCTGCGAGAAATACAACATGTGGCTCCACGTGGAT GGCGCCTGGGGAGGCGGGTTGCTGATGTCCAGGAAGCACCGTCACAAGCTGAGCGGCATTGAGAG GGCCAACTCTGTCACCTGGAATCCCCACAAGATGATGGGCGTGCCCCTGCAGTGCTCTGCCATCCTGGtcagagagaag GGACTCCTCCAGGGCTGCAATCAGATGTGTGCCGGCTACCTCTTCCAGCCGGACAAACAGTACGACGTCACCTACGACACCGGCGACAAGGCCATCCAGTGCGGCAGACACGTGGACATCTTCAAATTCTGGCTCATGTGGAAAGCAAAG GGGACAATCGGTTTTGAGCAGCACATCAACAAGTGCTTGGACCTCTCGGAGTACCTCTACACCAAAATAAAGAACCGCGAGGGGTACGAGATGGTGTTCGAGGGAGAG CCCCAGCACACCAATGTCTGCTTCTGGTACATTCCACCAAGCCTGCGCGGCATGCCTGACGGCGAGGAGCGTCGAGAGAGGTTGCACAAG GTGGCTCCCAAAATCAAAGCGATGATGATGGAGTCGGGGTCCACCATGGTGGGCTACCAGCCTCAGGGAGAGAAGGTCAACTTCTTCCGGATGGTCATCTCCAACCCCGCCGCCACCAGGTCAGACATTGACTTCTTGACCGATGAGATCGAGAGGCTGGGGCAGGACTTGTAA
- the LOC118788786 gene encoding glutamate decarboxylase 1 isoform X2, translating to MAASAPSSSGGDPDPNSANLRPPSTRFLQKNNSLEEKSRIVSSFKERQSPKNLLSCENSDRDSRFRRTETDFSNLYARDLLPAKNGEESTMQFLLEVVDILTNYVRKTFDRSTKVLDFHHPHQLLEGMEGFNLELSDQPESLEQILVDCRDTLKYGVRTGHPRFFNQLSTGLDIIGLAGEWLTSTANTNMFTYEIAPVFVLMEQLTLKKMREIIGWPGGDGDGIFSPGGAISNMYSVMVARYKYFPEVKTKGMSAAPKLVLFTSEHSHYSIKKAGAALGFGTENVILLNCDERGRVIPADLEAKVLDAKQKGYVPLFVNATAGSTVYGAFDPINDIADICEKYNMWLHVDGAWGGGLLMSRKHRHKLSGIERANSVTWNPHKMMGVPLQCSAILVREKGLLQGCNQMCAGYLFQPDKQYDVTYDTGDKAIQCGRHVDIFKFWLMWKAKGTIGFEQHINKCLDLSEYLYTKIKNREGYEMVFEGEPQHTNVCFWYIPPSLRGMPDGEERRERLHKVAPKIKAMMMESGSTMVGYQPQGEKVNFFRMVISNPAATRSDIDFLTDEIERLGQDL from the exons ATGGCGGCGTCTGCACCTTCCTCCTCTGGCGGCGATCCGGATCCCAACTCGGCTAATTTACGACCACCATCCACAA GGTTCTTACAGAAGAATAACAGCCTAGAGGAGAAAAGCAGGATTGTCAGTTCCTTCAAGGAACGCCAATCTCCCAAGAACCTCCTGTCTTGCGAAAACAGCGACAGAGACTCGCGGTTCAGGCGCACCGAGACCGACTTTTCAAATCTCTATGCCAGAG ATTTATTACCTGCCAAAAATGGGGAGGAGTCGACGATGCAGTTCTTGCTGGAGGTTGTTGACATTCTCACGAACTATGTCCGGAAGACCTTTGATAGATCTACGAAAGTCCTGGACTTCCACCACCCGCACCAGCTTCTGGAAGGCATGGAGGGCTTTAACCTGGAGCTCTCAGACCAGCCTGAGTCTCTGGAGCAGATCCTGGTGGACTGCCGAGACACCCTGAAATACGGCGTGAGAACAG GTCACCCCAGGTTTTTCAATCAGCTGTCCACGGGACTTGATATAATTGGGTTAGCTGGAGAGTGGCTCACCTCCACCGCCAACACTAACAT GTTCACCTATGAGATTGCCCCGGTCTTCGTGCTCATGGAGCAGCTGACACTCAAGAAGATGAGGGAGATTATTGGCTGGCCAGGCGGAGATGGGGATGGAATATTCTCACCAG gaGGAGCAATCTCCAACATGTACAGCGTCATGGTGGCACGCTACAAGTACTTCCCAGAGGTCAAGACCAAAGGCATGTCTGCTGCCCCCAAGCTGGTTCTCTTCACGTCAGAACAC AGCCACTACTCAATAAAGAAAGCTGGAGCGGCTCTGGGCTTCGGAACGGAGAACGTGATCTTGCTGAACTGCGATGAGAG AGGGAGAGTCATTCCTGCTGACCTGGAGGCCAAGGTCCTTGATGCCAAACAAAAG GGGTACGTCCCACTGTTCGTGAACGCCACCGCCGGCTCCACGGTGTACGGGGCCTTCGACCCCATCAACGACATCGCCGACATCTGCGAGAAATACAACATGTGGCTCCACGTGGAT GGCGCCTGGGGAGGCGGGTTGCTGATGTCCAGGAAGCACCGTCACAAGCTGAGCGGCATTGAGAG GGCCAACTCTGTCACCTGGAATCCCCACAAGATGATGGGCGTGCCCCTGCAGTGCTCTGCCATCCTGGtcagagagaag GGACTCCTCCAGGGCTGCAATCAGATGTGTGCCGGCTACCTCTTCCAGCCGGACAAACAGTACGACGTCACCTACGACACCGGCGACAAGGCCATCCAGTGCGGCAGACACGTGGACATCTTCAAATTCTGGCTCATGTGGAAAGCAAAG GGGACAATCGGTTTTGAGCAGCACATCAACAAGTGCTTGGACCTCTCGGAGTACCTCTACACCAAAATAAAGAACCGCGAGGGGTACGAGATGGTGTTCGAGGGAGAG CCCCAGCACACCAATGTCTGCTTCTGGTACATTCCACCAAGCCTGCGCGGCATGCCTGACGGCGAGGAGCGTCGAGAGAGGTTGCACAAG GTGGCTCCCAAAATCAAAGCGATGATGATGGAGTCGGGGTCCACCATGGTGGGCTACCAGCCTCAGGGAGAGAAGGTCAACTTCTTCCGGATGGTCATCTCCAACCCCGCCGCCACCAGGTCAGACATTGACTTCTTGACCGATGAGATCGAGAGGCTGGGGCAGGACTTGTAA